The stretch of DNA CCTTGCCCGAGTTGATCGTCGTCGCCTTGCGCAGGGTGGCGTCCGGCAGCACCGAGAACGACGGAGGCGTCGAATCGACCGGCACCGAGTTGCCGGTCTGAAGGAACGCCAGGTGGGCCTGGTCGAGGCCGCCGATGCGGGTGAAGTCGCCGCCGACCGCAAGACCGGTCGACGTGTCGGCGAGGGCGAAGACGCCCAGGTCGCTGTTCACGCTCGGCGCCCAGGTGGTGTCGAGCGCGCCGCTGGACGGGTCGAAGGCGGCGATGTGGTTGCGCACGATCGGGTTCGTGCAGTTCGTGCCCGGATCGCAGATGTTCTGGAAGTGGCCGCCGGCGATCACCTCGCCGTCGGAGATGCCGACCGCCTGCACGTTGCCGTCGAAGCCGACCTGCCAGCTCGTCCCGCCGGTCGGCGTGAAGCGCTCGAAGCGGTTGTTGAAGTGGCCGACGTAGACCGACCCGTCGCCGCCCGCGGTCATCGAGACGACGGCGGAGTTCGGCGAGTGGCCCGTGTAGCCGCTCTGGAGTGCGCCGCTGGTGTCGTCGAACGCGGCGATGGACGGGTGCCCGCCGCCCGCGGAGCCCGCGTTCAGGAAGAAGCCGCCGGCGACGATGTTGCCGCCGACCGCTTCGAGCCCGTCGACGCGGCCGTCGACGAAGGGCGTCCACCCCGAGACGAAATTGCCGTTGTTGACGCCGACCGCGCCCAGCCAGGGGCGGGCGTGGCCGTCGACGTTCTGGAACTGGCCGCCCATGTAGAGCGTGGAGCCGCTGACCGTGAGCGCCTGCACGTCGCCGTCGGCCTCGGCGGCGAACGTCGTCTTGGCGACGAGCGTGCCGTTCGCGAGGATCTTCGCGACGTGGGGGCGGCCGGAGCCGTTGATCTGGGTGAAGCTGCCGCCGACGATGACGGCGCCGGTGCCGTCGGTTGCGAGCGCCTTGACGGTGCCGTTCGCGTTCGCGGTCCAGCCCGTGTAGTTGCCGCTCGCGTTGAACGCCGCCAGGTTCGAGACGGTGGTGGTGTGGCCGGAGTGGTCGAACACCTCGGTGAACTTGCCGCCGACGTACGTGATCCCGCCGATCTGCAGGATCGTGTTCACGCGGCCGTTCGTCTGCCACGTCACCTGCGGCGTCGTGGCGATCGTCGCCTGCGCTGCCGGAACCAGGACGAGCAGCGCAAAGAGCGCACAGAGCGCCGCGACCCGCCTACGTGTACGTCCACCTGCCATTACCCACACCTCCCCCACGAGGCTACGTGCACCCCGGGGCCATCACAACCCGCCCATCCGAGACCTACCC from Gaiellales bacterium encodes:
- a CDS encoding delta-60 repeat domain-containing protein, with amino-acid sequence MAGGRTRRRVAALCALFALLVLVPAAQATIATTPQVTWQTNGRVNTILQIGGITYVGGKFTEVFDHSGHTTTVSNLAAFNASGNYTGWTANANGTVKALATDGTGAVIVGGSFTQINGSGRPHVAKILANGTLVAKTTFAAEADGDVQALTVSGSTLYMGGQFQNVDGHARPWLGAVGVNNGNFVSGWTPFVDGRVDGLEAVGGNIVAGGFFLNAGSAGGGHPSIAAFDDTSGALQSGYTGHSPNSAVVSMTAGGDGSVYVGHFNNRFERFTPTGGTSWQVGFDGNVQAVGISDGEVIAGGHFQNICDPGTNCTNPIVRNHIAAFDPSSGALDTTWAPSVNSDLGVFALADTSTGLAVGGDFTRIGGLDQAHLAFLQTGNSVPVDSTPPSFSVLPDATLRKATTINSGKVPALVRWAATDASGICSYALQSTLNGGSATSIALPSQMSTTHAVNLASSANVHVYQAKATDCVGNATVFNPGPSVRLTAFQDTNAGIAYTAAWGRGNAPLAFGGSVHSTGKAGASATFKFTGRQIAWVATRRANRGTAHVYLDGKLVANVNLHSATIMHRRIVFAHAWAADAAHTIKIVCAGTAGHPTVDVDAFVSIR